The Streptomyces sp. HUAS CB01 genome has a segment encoding these proteins:
- a CDS encoding SDR family oxidoreductase: protein MAARDPERRDPVTAHPQPDFPDQEQAHPGWTGPMDPPPDHGETSYVGHGALQDRTAVVTGGDSGIGRAVALAYAREGADVLFTHLPEEAADARETTRLVEEAGRKAVAVSCDIREEDQCRALIGRAVAEFGRIDILVNNAAYQMSQPDGIGAISTEQFDRVMKTNLYGMFWLSKMALPHIPRGGCIINTTSVQAYKPSPHLLDYATSKGAIVTFTQGLARMVAEDGVRVNAVAPGPVWTPLIPATMPDTKEFGKQSPLGRPAQPVEMSPAYVFLASDRARFITAEILNATGGTPLP from the coding sequence ATGGCGGCGAGGGACCCCGAGCGGCGCGACCCCGTCACTGCCCACCCCCAGCCGGACTTCCCGGACCAGGAGCAGGCCCATCCCGGATGGACGGGTCCGATGGATCCGCCCCCGGACCACGGGGAGACGTCCTACGTGGGCCACGGCGCCCTTCAGGACCGTACGGCCGTGGTGACCGGCGGCGACTCGGGCATCGGCAGGGCGGTCGCACTGGCGTACGCGCGCGAGGGCGCCGACGTCCTCTTCACGCATCTGCCCGAGGAGGCGGCCGACGCCCGGGAGACCACCCGGCTCGTCGAGGAGGCCGGCCGCAAGGCGGTGGCGGTGAGCTGCGACATCCGTGAGGAGGACCAGTGCCGGGCCCTGATCGGACGGGCCGTCGCGGAGTTCGGTCGCATCGACATCCTGGTCAACAACGCGGCCTACCAGATGTCCCAGCCGGACGGGATCGGCGCGATCTCGACGGAACAGTTCGACCGGGTGATGAAGACCAACCTCTACGGCATGTTCTGGCTGTCGAAGATGGCGCTGCCGCACATTCCCCGGGGCGGCTGCATCATCAACACGACGTCCGTTCAGGCGTACAAACCCAGTCCGCACCTGCTGGACTACGCGACGAGCAAGGGCGCCATCGTGACCTTCACCCAGGGGCTGGCCCGGATGGTCGCCGAGGACGGGGTGCGCGTGAACGCCGTGGCGCCGGGCCCGGTGTGGACGCCGCTGATCCCGGCGACGATGCCCGACACCAAGGAGTTCGGCAAGCAGTCGCCGCTCGGCAGGCCGGCCCAACCGGTGGAAATGTCACCGGCATATGTCTTCCTGGCCTCCGACCGGGCGCGTTTCATCACGGCGGAAATCCTCAACGCCACCGGGGGCACTCCGCTGCCCTGA
- a CDS encoding TIGR03557 family F420-dependent LLM class oxidoreductase — MVQIGYTMMTEQAGPRQLVDHVMHAEDVGFDFCVTSDHAFPWLRAQGHSPYAWSVLGAAAQATSEIPLMTFVTCPTMRYHPAVVAQKAATLQLLSGGRFRLGLGSGENLNEHIVGDWPPAGVRLEMLGEAVEIIRELFRGEHVSRRGGHFTVDSAKLWDLPDEPPPIGIAVSGERSCELAGRLADVMIADQPERSLTESFERAGGAGKPRIGQMALCYDTDREAAVRRAHEQFKWFGMGWKVNSELPHPDAFEAATRYVRPEDVAEAIPCGDDPEAVVEAVRGFVEAGFTEVALVQIGGNTQHDFLEWAEDKLLPQLHALGGDEAVAA, encoded by the coding sequence ATGGTGCAAATCGGATACACGATGATGACGGAGCAGGCCGGCCCGCGACAGCTGGTCGATCACGTGATGCACGCGGAGGACGTGGGGTTCGACTTCTGCGTGACCTCCGACCACGCCTTCCCCTGGCTGCGGGCCCAGGGGCACTCCCCGTACGCGTGGAGCGTGCTGGGTGCGGCGGCGCAGGCCACTTCCGAGATTCCGCTGATGACCTTCGTGACCTGTCCGACGATGCGCTATCACCCCGCCGTCGTCGCACAGAAGGCGGCCACGCTCCAGCTCCTGTCGGGGGGGCGGTTCCGGCTCGGACTGGGATCGGGGGAGAACCTGAACGAGCACATCGTGGGGGACTGGCCGCCCGCCGGTGTGCGCCTGGAGATGCTCGGCGAGGCGGTCGAGATCATCCGGGAGCTGTTCCGCGGGGAGCACGTCAGCCGGCGCGGAGGGCACTTCACCGTGGATTCCGCCAAGCTGTGGGACCTGCCCGACGAACCGCCGCCGATCGGCATCGCCGTCTCGGGCGAGCGCTCCTGCGAACTCGCGGGACGGCTCGCCGACGTCATGATCGCGGACCAGCCCGAGCGGTCCCTCACGGAGTCCTTCGAGCGGGCCGGAGGAGCGGGCAAGCCCCGCATCGGGCAGATGGCCCTCTGCTACGACACCGACCGCGAGGCCGCGGTGCGGCGGGCGCACGAGCAGTTCAAATGGTTCGGCATGGGCTGGAAGGTGAATTCGGAACTACCACACCCCGACGCGTTCGAGGCGGCCACCCGGTACGTGCGCCCCGAGGACGTCGCCGAGGCCATTCCGTGCGGCGATGACCCGGAGGCGGTCGTGGAGGCGGTGCGGGGCTTCGTCGAGGCGGGTTTCACCGAGGTCGCCCTCGTCCAGATCGGCGGGAACACGCAGCACGACTTCCTCGAATGGGCGGAGGACAAGCTGCTGCCCCAACTGCACGCGCTCGGCGGGGACGAAGCCGTGGCGGCGTAG